TCGGATTACCGGATGTGAATGCCAGAGAGCATATTCTATCCCTCTATGCATCAAAAAAGCCCCTATCCGATGATGTCAATCTGAAGGAGCTTGCAAAATCAACGGTTTACTTCAGCGGAGCTATGCTGGAAAACCTACTAAATGAAGCAGCGATTAATGCCGCGAATGATGGAGACCCGGTTATTCGAAAGGAGCATATTGATAAAGCCTTCTATACTGTGATAGCCGGTGCTCCCAAGACTGACCGTAGCTATATTACGGAACGGGATCGTAAAATTACCGCCTATCACGAGGCTGGTCATGCGTTAGTGACGAATTTACTTCTTCCTGAGCATTATATATCCAAAGTTACCATAATACCTAGTGTACGTGGTGCAGGAGGCTTCAATTTGAGCATCCCGAAGGATACCATGTTCCAAAGTCAGCGTCAGCTAAAAGCAAATATTCAGGTGTTATTGGCAGGAAGAATTGCAGAGGAACTAATCTTTGGTTCTGAGGAAATCACCACTGGAGCTAGCAATGATATTCAGAAGGCTTCCAAGATGATTGTAGACTATTTAGACAAATATGGTATGGATGCTGAAATAGGGTTATTTAGTACGGAAGTTCTTGGGGACCATCAGGACCCTGAATTTGTCAACCGATGCCGTAATCAGATGAATATATTATACAGCGAAACCAAACATTTGGTTCAAGATCACCTATCCACCCTGGAGAAATTAGCAACAGAGCTTTTGGATAAGGAATCACTTAACGGAGAAGATATCGAAAAAATATGCGCCTAAAATGTCTTATCTGTAGAGTTTTTTATTCTCATCGAATGATTGCAAAAATGAAGAGTATATATCGGTTATGATACATACTAACCGACATATACTCTTCTTCATCTTCATGCCTCTATTACGGTCTGATTACTAACGCAGAGAGTAATACTCCTTCAATCTATTCTTCTTATCCAACGCATTATTATATCCAACATATCGGTATTCGTTAATGACCTTCGTAAACTCATTCATTTCCGAAAATTTATGGATTTGATTGTATTTATCGATATAAAATAAAGCATTAATCACCGGTATCTCTTCATATAAATTCATGAGATACTGTTGATATTCGCTTCCGTTTATACCCACTGTTTTCAGTAAATAAGCCGCTAAATAATTTGCGCTGATTTGGTCAATATCATCCTCTGGAATGTCGTAGTTAGCCCATAAAACAAAAGGTACACAATATTTTCTCCGAAACCTTTCAAGCTCCGTAATTTTACTGCCACTGTTTATATCATCATGTATCCTAGAAAAGGCAACTGGCTGATGATCTCCGAAGAGAAGGATTACCGTATGTTCCTTTTCCTTTGAGAAATATCGAACCAGATGCTCAAATGCCTTATCGGACTCCCGAAGAAGACTTAAATACTGTTCTGCCACTGGATATCGATCTGTATTCTTTAATAGAACTGTATCCTTTTCATCAAAGATACGATCCGAGGAATACCCTCCATGATTTTGCATTGTTACATTAAATATAAATAAAGGCTGATTACTGCTCTTTCTTTCTTCATACTGTTCGATAATCTTTTGATAGCTATCCAAATCACTGATATAGGAGCGGATATATCTGGGATTATCAAAGTCCTTCATTGAAAGGAACTCATCAAAGCCAAGAAGCGGATAGACGATGTCTCTCTTATAGCCGCTGGGTGCATAGGGGTGGATTGCAATATTATAATAGCCCTGTTGCTTCAATATTGATGCAAGGGAATCGGTGGGCCCTGTTATAAACTGCTGATAGGGAACACTGTTTTGAGGCATAACCGCCATACTGTTACCAGTTAGAAACTCGTATTCCGTATCGCTGGTAGCTCCTCCAAATACCGATACATATAGCGTTCCCTTTGTTGTATTTTCTTCTAGCTTTTTTGTAAACGGAAAATAGTCTATATTGGTAGGGAAATTCCCAATCATATTAATGTCAGCATATGCCTCGTTCATAATTACTATAATATTGGGATGTTCTTTGCTACTGCTCTGACTTTCCTCGATATCCAGAAAGGCGTCTCTTACTTCTTCAATACTATACCCCTCCGGATTTTTCGTTTCCATTGCCTTTATATTCGCAACAAAGCCAAATACCGTTCCATAGGTATTGTACGTATATTTTGGAGCAAAGAAGTCGATTAATTGTATCTTCTTCTGAATAAGATCCGTATGAAAGAAAGTAAACACAATAACACCGATGATCGCTGCACTAGTTCCCATTACAGCAAAACGGTTAAGAAGCGAAGGCTTCCTCTCGTCCTTTGACAGCATACATCCGATTGTTAATTGGATAGCCATAAGTACG
The nucleotide sequence above comes from Variimorphobacter saccharofermentans. Encoded proteins:
- a CDS encoding LTA synthase family protein; translated protein: MYGELEDPRLWSRLKKKWINYIVLWISPVISFLMVEIMVGNYNLEMYRKYSIYNLAWYYALYLLIFSIIRHYTITILLCDIFVYIVATINYLVFLFRGNPIIPTDLLAWETGMSVASNYEISISKGFLIATVLMAIQLTIGCMLSKDERKPSLLNRFAVMGTSAAIIGVIVFTFFHTDLIQKKIQLIDFFAPKYTYNTYGTVFGFVANIKAMETKNPEGYSIEEVRDAFLDIEESQSSSKEHPNIIVIMNEAYADINMIGNFPTNIDYFPFTKKLEENTTKGTLYVSVFGGATSDTEYEFLTGNSMAVMPQNSVPYQQFITGPTDSLASILKQQGYYNIAIHPYAPSGYKRDIVYPLLGFDEFLSMKDFDNPRYIRSYISDLDSYQKIIEQYEERKSSNQPLFIFNVTMQNHGGYSSDRIFDEKDTVLLKNTDRYPVAEQYLSLLRESDKAFEHLVRYFSKEKEHTVILLFGDHQPVAFSRIHDDINSGSKITELERFRRKYCVPFVLWANYDIPEDDIDQISANYLAAYLLKTVGINGSEYQQYLMNLYEEIPVINALFYIDKYNQIHKFSEMNEFTKVINEYRYVGYNNALDKKNRLKEYYSLR